One window of Chloroflexota bacterium genomic DNA carries:
- a CDS encoding selenium metabolism-associated LysR family transcriptional regulator produces MLSLNALKVFLLVAAERNFSAAARRLGLSQPAISAQIRNLEAHFGQKLLERSGRWVNLTVAGERLLRYSSQIMALVEETEQSMAELRGASFGTLTIGASTIPGEYVLPSLIGLFQERHPQVEIHLDVADSHEIVERLLKRRFDLAVIGAPLEPERLLLEPFVTDEIVLVCAPTHPLAARDKITTDELKEYPFILRERGSGTRQIVEQALAAKGIRGRDLKAVVELGSTGAVKTAVEAGLGLSFLSRYALEEESASGHLKVIEMENLVIKRTLYLALEQGRPHTPLVEMFRRFLLSSQVDQVVEG; encoded by the coding sequence ATGCTCAGCCTTAACGCTCTAAAGGTATTTCTCCTTGTGGCCGCTGAGCGGAATTTCTCCGCGGCCGCACGGCGCCTTGGCCTCAGCCAGCCGGCCATAAGCGCTCAGATACGTAACCTTGAGGCTCACTTCGGACAAAAACTGCTGGAGCGTTCCGGCCGGTGGGTTAATCTTACCGTGGCGGGTGAACGGTTACTGCGATACTCCAGCCAGATTATGGCTTTGGTCGAGGAGACTGAACAGTCCATGGCTGAGCTAAGAGGGGCATCATTTGGAACACTAACGATCGGCGCCAGCACAATACCGGGAGAATATGTCCTCCCCTCCCTCATCGGGCTTTTCCAGGAACGTCATCCCCAGGTGGAGATCCATTTAGATGTGGCTGATAGTCATGAGATCGTGGAAAGGCTGCTCAAAAGGCGCTTTGACCTGGCCGTCATCGGCGCACCCCTGGAGCCAGAGCGCTTGCTCCTCGAGCCCTTTGTTACCGACGAGATTGTCTTGGTCTGCGCCCCGACCCATCCTCTGGCGGCGCGAGATAAGATCACCACAGACGAGCTCAAGGAATATCCCTTCATCCTCCGCGAGAGAGGATCAGGGACACGGCAGATAGTTGAGCAGGCGCTGGCCGCTAAGGGAATAAGGGGGAGAGACCTGAAGGCGGTTGTGGAACTGGGCAGCACTGGGGCCGTTAAGACGGCCGTGGAAGCAGGATTGGGACTCTCTTTCCTCTCCAGGTATGCCCTGGAGGAAGAAAGCGCTTCCGGCCATCTAAAGGTGATTGAGATGGAGAATCTGGTGATCAAGCGCACTCTGTACCTGGCCCTGGAGCAGGGACGCCCCCATACCCCATTGGTGGAGATGTTTCGCCGCTTTCTCCTCTCATCCCAAGTGGATCAAGTGGTTGAAGGTTAA
- a CDS encoding Xaa-Pro peptidase family protein encodes MPIREDRIREVQKLMGEHGIDALLLLNHDEYLYFIGEQRNQPRAIIPREGEPVVIAFREELEEVQAKTGAKVVRTFSSLGEQMNAVIKTLAELGLQEGTIGIQMGFTTPYFLVDRFQRANPKVRVVNSAAVIMPLRMIKTDEELSFMRKAAEIAAIGMKAAMSTIKDGVMENEVAAEAEYAMRRAGAQGVAVPTFVNSGYRSGWLHGRSTYKMINQGELIVLDLLPIYHGYCANLARTVVLGEPTEPQQRLFEAYLAAQRAVLETIKPGVAVSALDAAAERALSNAGYGQYFVRGISHGIGLAFEETPAPTIVPGDGRVVLQTGMTITAGHSILFVPHIGGVRLEDVVLVSETGWEPLTDYPRQLSI; translated from the coding sequence ATGCCTATTCGTGAGGATCGGATAAGAGAGGTCCAAAAACTGATGGGGGAACACGGCATAGATGCCCTCCTTCTCCTGAACCACGATGAGTACCTCTATTTTATAGGTGAACAGCGGAACCAACCACGGGCGATTATCCCCAGGGAGGGCGAACCGGTCGTTATCGCCTTCCGAGAGGAGTTGGAGGAGGTACAGGCCAAGACAGGGGCCAAGGTCGTCCGCACCTTCAGCAGCCTAGGGGAACAGATGAACGCTGTGATCAAGACCCTTGCCGAGTTGGGCCTCCAGGAGGGAACGATCGGCATACAGATGGGATTCACTACCCCCTATTTCCTGGTGGATAGATTCCAGAGAGCAAACCCGAAGGTGCGTGTAGTGAATTCAGCAGCGGTGATCATGCCGCTGAGAATGATCAAAACGGACGAGGAGCTCTCCTTTATGCGCAAGGCAGCCGAGATAGCGGCCATTGGGATGAAGGCCGCTATGTCCACCATTAAAGATGGGGTCATGGAAAATGAGGTGGCAGCCGAGGCTGAGTACGCCATGCGCCGCGCCGGTGCCCAGGGAGTAGCCGTTCCTACCTTCGTCAATTCAGGCTATCGCTCCGGCTGGCTACATGGTCGATCCACCTATAAGATGATCAATCAGGGAGAGCTGATCGTCCTCGACCTGCTTCCCATCTACCACGGCTACTGTGCCAACCTGGCCAGAACAGTCGTCCTGGGAGAACCCACTGAACCGCAACAAAGACTGTTCGAGGCCTACCTGGCAGCGCAGCGAGCCGTCCTGGAAACCATCAAACCCGGTGTAGCGGTCTCAGCCCTGGATGCCGCGGCAGAACGGGCGCTATCCAACGCGGGTTACGGACAATATTTCGTGCGGGGCATCAGCCACGGTATAGGCTTGGCCTTCGAGGAAACCCCTGCTCCGACCATCGTGCCCGGCGATGGGCGCGTTGTACTCCAGACAGGCATGACTATCACAGCCGGACATTCCATCCTATTCGTTCCCCATATCGGTGGGGTTCGCCTGGAAGACGTAGTCTTGGTCAGCGAAACAGGTTGGGAACCACTGACAGACTACCCTCGCCAGTTGAGCATATAG
- a CDS encoding DUF6062 family protein — MPRDLSTIDLEIAFEQAGCPICHLVLQKEKRWLWSLLWENVNDPGIRAGIAASWGFCYEHAWKLAALERDEFGSCLGTAIIYEDLVNRLWRRSKSKGITKGSGDGYREVRWTPGEGKGLLSIIGGRSCPACIANREMEEIYLSWLVVHCAEDWFATLYRDSTGMCLNHLKRALQVAGRSDVRRFLLEVQLEKLSSLKEGDGDQGLSPLPEAIQLSTQSKILNLMVGANRRWAKGLKIGMSSAELLERAGCPICMSQGEAERLHLQGLLEEEGGDKADDWPSAWLCREHAWMLYGLGEPYRSSLISLYVSGLQDLSGELHRLHQVETSLRGERRPLLTRWRWDRGRRILSLPPTCPICDRLREDELEQTVRFREALSIEGQANSLQQGHALCLPHLRLTLSDQPLMVDKALIWSYLTRIEELSSQLREYIRKHDWRFRDEPRGEEQMAWFRAIELFVGSHPHAYAEERPHGYFCRYTGT, encoded by the coding sequence ATGCCACGCGATTTGAGCACTATAGATTTGGAGATAGCCTTCGAACAGGCTGGGTGCCCTATCTGCCACCTCGTTCTGCAAAAAGAGAAACGCTGGCTATGGTCCTTGCTCTGGGAGAACGTCAATGACCCAGGTATCCGGGCAGGGATCGCTGCCTCCTGGGGCTTCTGTTACGAACATGCCTGGAAGTTAGCAGCGCTGGAAAGGGATGAGTTTGGAAGCTGCCTGGGAACGGCGATTATCTATGAGGATCTGGTCAATCGCCTCTGGCGACGCAGTAAGTCGAAGGGGATAACAAAAGGGTCCGGGGATGGTTATAGAGAAGTGAGATGGACCCCTGGTGAGGGTAAAGGGTTGCTCTCCATCATCGGGGGACGTTCGTGTCCGGCATGCATTGCTAATAGGGAGATGGAAGAAATCTATCTGTCCTGGTTGGTTGTCCACTGCGCTGAGGATTGGTTCGCCACCCTCTATCGGGACTCGACAGGGATGTGCTTGAACCATCTTAAGCGGGCATTGCAGGTGGCTGGGCGAAGCGATGTACGACGCTTTCTGCTTGAAGTGCAGTTGGAGAAGCTCAGCAGCCTCAAGGAAGGGGATGGTGATCAGGGGCTATCCCCCTTGCCTGAGGCTATTCAGCTGAGCACTCAATCTAAAATATTAAATCTAATGGTAGGGGCAAACAGAAGGTGGGCTAAAGGTTTGAAGATAGGTATGTCCTCCGCTGAGCTTCTGGAAAGGGCAGGCTGTCCTATTTGCATGTCGCAGGGGGAAGCTGAACGTCTCCACTTGCAGGGTCTGTTGGAAGAAGAGGGGGGCGACAAGGCTGATGACTGGCCATCAGCCTGGCTTTGTCGGGAGCATGCCTGGATGTTATATGGATTGGGTGAACCCTACCGCTCGAGCCTGATCTCTCTTTATGTGAGTGGGCTACAGGATTTAAGTGGAGAGTTACATCGCCTACACCAGGTGGAGACTTCACTAAGAGGGGAAAGGAGGCCACTCTTGACCAGATGGCGTTGGGATCGGGGTCGACGTATCCTTTCACTGCCGCCGACCTGTCCCATCTGCGACCGATTGAGGGAAGACGAGCTGGAACAGACTGTGCGATTCCGGGAAGCTCTATCAATCGAAGGGCAGGCGAACAGCCTTCAGCAGGGCCATGCTCTATGCTTGCCTCACCTCCGTCTCACTCTGTCTGATCAGCCATTGATGGTGGACAAGGCGCTCATCTGGTCATACTTGACCAGGATAGAGGAGCTTTCCTCTCAGCTGCGGGAGTATATTCGTAAACACGATTGGCGTTTTCGGGACGAGCCAAGGGGAGAGGAACAGATGGCTTGGTTTAGGGCGATCGAGCTGTTTGTGGGCAGCCATCCCCATGCTTATGCTGAGGAGCGGCCACATGGATATTTTTGCAGGTACACAGGCACGTAA
- a CDS encoding inorganic diphosphatase has protein sequence MVRGLTGDMSHTQVQRSSDGMTIDVLIELPGHDCNIYEYDKRREAIRLKQVHYATEHYPVDWGIIPHTLTPEGSELDVLLVTNQSNFPGCLVLAHPIGFLERRDGSATEQAVVAVPLGDSQLNHIHDIQDLPYDRRHGIEILYNHRGEQLITDTLNWHGAVEAEYLIHEARRRATLERLEGESERGRRGGFGWKAGVGLKPRWLATEMEAHTAAEYAVHKLPYRFQEYVEDCLLPEERILLFISRPPVTSRWSFIRRKQLNEGILVITDRQVMMMTDTIPPDSTLVHWGYKARVSAIERLSTVYVNKDSSYAVLKLVFEALAGKETMTIEFPTDQWLWLERAKELLERFIPGEASTALRRLYQTEGQKDRRGVVLVDWDDPAREASITELSAVLPQLLGEGEEVLAKALAPSWPAKRRLPTLLAVTNQRVLLLPTDYRRAESDGWEAYAIGELSSVELHHSLLGCWIELAVPAGDIIRRIRLEFESPSIRPFRSVFSATRQLMGQPFASAELQSSHLVPMRDKRVPV, from the coding sequence ATGGTTAGGGGGTTAACCGGCGATATGAGCCATACTCAAGTACAACGCTCATCTGATGGGATGACCATAGACGTATTAATTGAGCTACCGGGCCATGACTGCAATATATATGAATATGACAAGCGCCGCGAGGCCATCAGGCTAAAACAAGTTCACTATGCCACTGAGCACTATCCGGTGGATTGGGGCATTATCCCACATACCCTAACCCCAGAGGGGAGTGAGCTGGACGTTTTACTGGTGACAAACCAGTCTAACTTTCCCGGTTGCCTCGTGTTGGCCCATCCCATCGGTTTCCTGGAGCGGCGTGATGGTTCGGCAACGGAACAGGCAGTGGTCGCTGTTCCGTTGGGTGATTCTCAGCTCAACCATATCCACGATATCCAGGACCTTCCATATGATCGCCGCCATGGGATAGAAATCCTCTACAATCATCGTGGAGAACAGCTGATCACCGATACCCTCAATTGGCATGGGGCAGTTGAGGCAGAGTATCTCATCCACGAGGCTCGCCGTAGGGCTACTCTGGAACGCCTTGAAGGTGAGAGTGAGAGAGGGCGGCGTGGTGGCTTCGGCTGGAAGGCGGGGGTTGGACTCAAGCCCCGCTGGCTGGCCACAGAGATGGAGGCCCACACGGCGGCAGAATACGCTGTCCATAAGCTACCTTATCGCTTCCAGGAGTATGTGGAGGATTGCCTGCTGCCTGAGGAGAGGATATTGCTCTTCATCAGCCGTCCACCTGTAACCAGTAGATGGTCGTTTATCCGCCGCAAACAGTTGAATGAGGGTATTCTGGTAATCACTGACCGGCAGGTCATGATGATGACCGATACCATCCCGCCTGATTCTACGCTGGTTCATTGGGGATATAAGGCGAGAGTGAGCGCCATAGAGAGGCTCTCTACAGTGTACGTCAACAAAGATTCATCCTACGCTGTCTTAAAGTTAGTCTTCGAGGCCCTTGCCGGAAAAGAGACAATGACTATCGAGTTCCCCACGGATCAATGGCTGTGGCTGGAGAGGGCGAAGGAATTGTTAGAAAGGTTTATTCCAGGCGAGGCCTCCACAGCCTTACGGCGACTCTACCAGACAGAGGGACAGAAGGATCGTCGTGGAGTGGTGCTGGTTGATTGGGATGATCCGGCGAGGGAAGCGAGCATAACTGAGCTCAGCGCCGTCCTGCCTCAACTTCTGGGGGAGGGCGAGGAGGTGCTGGCGAAAGCCTTGGCCCCATCCTGGCCAGCGAAGAGAAGGCTGCCAACACTGTTAGCGGTCACTAACCAACGGGTGCTCCTCCTCCCAACCGACTATCGTAGGGCCGAATCTGATGGCTGGGAAGCTTATGCTATCGGGGAACTCTCCTCTGTAGAGTTGCATCACTCCCTTCTTGGCTGCTGGATTGAATTGGCCGTCCCGGCCGGTGATATCATCCGGCGGATTAGGTTGGAGTTTGAGAGCCCATCCATCAGACCATTTCGTAGTGTCTTCTCAGCCACTCGTCAGTTGATGGGGCAGCCATTCGCATCAGCGGAGCTCCAGTCATCTCATCTTGTGCCGATGAGGGATAAGAGAGTACCGGTTTAG
- a CDS encoding HEAT repeat domain-containing protein has translation MVIYCPRCWMENSPGSTVCQRCGASLQGLAEEDFVAKLISALRHPEPATPRRAAWILGELHEASGVEPLIKALEISKDPYLLESIVEALGKIGNARAIEPLAQLLGTSYLIVRLAAVRALASIGGRRAALALGMATMDVNNTVRQSAAEALVAMREKEDEWEKR, from the coding sequence ATGGTAATCTATTGCCCACGCTGCTGGATGGAGAACAGTCCTGGGAGCACGGTTTGCCAACGTTGCGGGGCTTCGCTCCAGGGACTAGCCGAGGAAGACTTTGTGGCCAAGTTGATCTCCGCTTTAAGGCATCCCGAACCAGCCACGCCCCGGCGGGCTGCCTGGATCCTGGGCGAGCTACACGAGGCCAGTGGTGTCGAGCCTTTGATCAAGGCGCTGGAAATCAGCAAGGATCCCTATCTCCTGGAGAGCATTGTGGAGGCGCTGGGCAAGATAGGTAATGCGCGGGCGATCGAACCGTTGGCTCAGCTACTCGGCACCTCTTATCTGATCGTCAGACTGGCGGCAGTAAGAGCTCTGGCCTCCATCGGCGGCAGGCGAGCAGCATTGGCCTTGGGCATGGCGACAATGGATGTAAACAATACCGTGCGCCAAAGCGCCGCGGAGGCATTGGTGGCCATGCGGGAGAAGGAGGACGAATGGGAGAAAAGATGA
- a CDS encoding histidine phosphatase family protein, protein MGEKMTRIILVRHGQTEWNRVERFRGRADVGLNQTGLIQAQAVARRLRAEGSLVAVYSSPLSRSLETARPIAEMFGLAVQHLAGLIDIDYGEWQGLTPEEVAAKYAALYHCWQEKPHLAQIPGGENLGQVRQRVVAALNEAIARHPGQTIVLVSHKVICKVLLCAVLGLDDSHFWRIEQDNGAINIIEYQDGVFTIRLVNDTCHL, encoded by the coding sequence ATGGGAGAAAAGATGACCCGAATCATCCTGGTGCGGCATGGCCAAACGGAGTGGAACAGGGTGGAGCGCTTCAGGGGAAGGGCGGATGTAGGGCTTAATCAAACCGGCTTGATTCAGGCGCAGGCTGTGGCCCGACGGTTAAGGGCTGAGGGCTCCCTCGTGGCCGTTTATAGCAGCCCCCTGAGCCGCTCGCTGGAAACGGCCAGACCGATCGCTGAAATGTTTGGTCTTGCGGTTCAGCATCTCGCTGGCTTAATCGATATAGACTATGGTGAATGGCAGGGACTCACTCCAGAGGAGGTAGCAGCGAAGTATGCAGCCCTCTATCACTGCTGGCAGGAGAAGCCCCACCTGGCCCAGATACCAGGTGGCGAGAATCTGGGCCAGGTGCGGCAGAGAGTGGTAGCCGCCCTAAATGAGGCGATCGCTCGCCATCCTGGTCAGACCATCGTTCTGGTATCCCATAAAGTGATTTGCAAGGTACTGCTCTGTGCTGTCCTAGGGCTAGATGATTCCCACTTCTGGCGGATAGAGCAAGACAACGGGGCTATAAACATAATTGAGTATCAAGACGGTGTATTTACCATCCGACTGGTTAACGATACCTGCCACCTCTGA
- a CDS encoding ParB/RepB/Spo0J family partition protein, whose protein sequence is MASKSPRPDYEKRAQERRFPLDLDAHLRDTQTTPPKPATLLETEGASLAQAYWIDIDRIRPDPKQPRKKFDERSLRDLGESMRATGQLQPVLVRRLPDGAFQLITGERRLRAVQLAGMPKILAVLARDDVDSLKAQLHENLYRRNLTDFEYAQAISALREQIREELGTRVPEPTSNEVDEELGRYLGISGRMVRNYLALLRLPPEIRRELGEDAPELQVRAIVHLNQYPNLQLELARTIRQFRLSSRKAMAVAKELRRWPHRPVRQVVAAVLGFNTPEMEQPKVSKFALELGTHLSRALALLEMEEDPLSQLDTDDPLYLQRLLTPLVTFHTALTQQLGEQASPQL, encoded by the coding sequence ATGGCCAGTAAATCACCCCGCCCCGACTACGAGAAGAGGGCGCAAGAGCGCCGTTTTCCCCTCGACCTGGATGCCCATCTGCGTGATACCCAAACTACACCCCCCAAGCCCGCCACCCTTTTGGAGACGGAGGGGGCCAGTCTCGCTCAGGCTTACTGGATCGACATCGACCGCATCCGCCCTGATCCCAAACAACCGCGTAAGAAGTTCGATGAGCGCTCTCTGAGAGATCTGGGTGAATCCATGCGCGCTACTGGCCAGCTGCAACCAGTGCTTGTCCGTCGTCTCCCCGACGGCGCCTTTCAACTGATCACCGGCGAGCGGCGCTTGCGCGCTGTCCAGCTGGCGGGCATGCCTAAGATCCTGGCCGTACTCGCCCGGGACGATGTCGATAGCCTTAAGGCCCAGCTGCACGAGAATCTCTACCGGCGCAACCTGACCGATTTTGAGTATGCTCAGGCCATCAGCGCCCTGCGGGAGCAGATCCGCGAGGAGTTAGGAACCCGCGTTCCTGAACCCACCAGTAACGAGGTCGATGAGGAGCTGGGACGCTACCTGGGCATATCCGGCCGCATGGTCCGCAACTACCTGGCCCTCTTGCGCTTGCCACCTGAGATTCGCCGTGAATTAGGGGAGGATGCGCCAGAGCTCCAGGTCAGGGCCATCGTACACTTAAATCAATATCCAAACCTCCAGCTCGAGCTGGCTCGGACCATCCGCCAATTCCGCCTCTCCAGTCGTAAGGCCATGGCCGTAGCCAAAGAACTGCGCCGCTGGCCACATAGGCCAGTTCGGCAGGTAGTCGCCGCGGTCCTTGGATTCAACACCCCAGAGATGGAGCAGCCCAAGGTCTCCAAATTTGCCCTGGAGCTGGGTACGCACCTCAGCCGTGCCCTGGCCCTCCTAGAGATGGAGGAGGATCCCCTTTCCCAGCTTGATACGGACGACCCACTCTACCTGCAACGACTCCTCACTCCGCTTGTGACCTTTCACACTGCCCTCACTCAGCAATTGGGGGAACAAGCATCTCCCCAACTCTAG
- a CDS encoding ParA family protein translates to MTRIIAFANQKGGVGKTTTAVNLGAALTERGKKVLLLDFDPQGSLTKYLGIQLRPGEPATEHLLLSPEVTLVDVIRTTPFGLDAVPATRHLAVSRTVLRQGDVPWQFSLARKVRRSSHPYDFLLIDCPPELGELSMMALVAAHEVIIVTQCDMAVWDGMQELHQTLLTARDEMLNPALKLLGILINMYDARLIHDQRMLQIIAAAYPGALFRTIIKRTVRYRDSYAAQQPITIFDRHSEAAEAYRRLAQEVLNGQ, encoded by the coding sequence GTGACTCGGATCATCGCCTTTGCCAATCAGAAGGGAGGGGTAGGCAAGACTACCACCGCGGTCAACCTGGGGGCCGCCCTCACCGAACGGGGTAAGAAGGTGCTCCTCCTTGATTTTGACCCACAGGGCAGCCTCACCAAGTATCTGGGGATACAGCTGCGTCCCGGTGAGCCGGCTACAGAGCATCTCCTGTTGTCGCCAGAGGTCACCCTGGTGGATGTCATCCGTACCACTCCCTTCGGGCTGGACGCTGTGCCGGCCACGCGCCATCTAGCCGTGTCCCGTACAGTCCTGCGCCAGGGTGATGTCCCCTGGCAGTTTTCCCTCGCCCGTAAGGTGCGACGTTCCTCCCATCCCTATGACTTTTTGCTCATCGACTGTCCCCCGGAACTGGGAGAGCTGAGCATGATGGCCCTCGTGGCCGCTCACGAGGTCATCATCGTCACCCAATGCGATATGGCCGTTTGGGACGGCATGCAGGAGCTACATCAGACGCTCCTCACGGCCCGCGATGAGATGCTCAATCCCGCCCTCAAACTCTTAGGTATCCTCATTAATATGTACGATGCCCGCCTCATCCACGATCAACGTATGCTTCAGATCATCGCTGCCGCCTATCCAGGAGCACTATTTCGCACAATCATCAAGCGTACGGTAAGATATAGAGACTCTTATGCCGCACAGCAACCCATCACTATCTTTGATCGCCACAGTGAAGCGGCTGAAGCCTACCGCCGACTAGCTCAGGAGGTGCTCAATGGCCAGTAA
- a CDS encoding putative sulfate/molybdate transporter, which yields MNNLGIRSPVENELVGKMVRRIQRMIFGGNIYNRAELAGAFGDLGTFIPFVVAYIMINGLDPSGILVAFGIMKIFVGLYFKTPISVQPMKAIGGMAIAHPEMITHGMIWGSGLFTAIFWLTMALTGTINWLARIMARPIMYGIMLGLGLSFIMDGVGMMGNQPIIAVIALGLTFLFLSNERLPALLLVLGFGLAVSFIQNPTMLADLHRLSPHLRLPEQTLTKITWHDLVMGTLILGLPQVPLTLGNAILGIVAENNALFPGRPVEARTICLDHGLMNIVSASIGGVPLCHGAGGMAGHVRFGARTGGALVILGIIILTLGLFFSDSVTLLFWMIPKAILGVILFFTGLELASIIKDIGDRKEDIYVLLVTAGVATINMGVAFLAGLTLYYALQRGIIKV from the coding sequence GTGAACAATTTGGGGATAAGGTCTCCCGTGGAGAATGAATTGGTCGGTAAAATGGTTAGAAGAATCCAGAGGATGATCTTCGGAGGCAATATCTATAATCGCGCCGAGCTGGCTGGTGCCTTCGGCGACCTGGGGACCTTCATTCCCTTCGTTGTGGCCTACATTATGATCAACGGTTTGGATCCCTCGGGCATCCTCGTCGCCTTCGGGATCATGAAGATCTTCGTCGGACTATACTTTAAGACTCCCATCTCTGTGCAGCCCATGAAGGCCATCGGAGGGATGGCCATCGCTCACCCTGAGATGATCACTCATGGCATGATCTGGGGTTCAGGGTTGTTCACAGCCATCTTTTGGCTGACGATGGCTCTAACCGGCACCATCAATTGGCTAGCAAGGATCATGGCTAGACCAATCATGTATGGCATCATGTTGGGGCTTGGCTTGAGCTTCATTATGGATGGAGTAGGTATGATGGGAAATCAGCCCATCATCGCCGTCATCGCTCTGGGGCTTACTTTCCTCTTCCTCTCCAATGAGCGCTTACCCGCCCTGTTGCTAGTCCTTGGCTTTGGCTTGGCCGTCTCCTTCATTCAGAATCCCACCATGCTCGCTGATCTGCACCGTCTCTCGCCCCACCTCCGCTTGCCGGAACAAACCTTGACCAAGATCACCTGGCATGACCTGGTTATGGGAACCCTTATCTTGGGACTGCCCCAGGTCCCACTCACCCTGGGCAATGCCATCTTGGGCATCGTGGCCGAGAACAATGCCCTCTTCCCGGGGCGCCCGGTTGAGGCACGGACGATCTGCCTTGACCATGGCCTTATGAACATTGTCAGCGCTTCCATCGGTGGGGTGCCACTCTGCCATGGTGCGGGGGGCATGGCTGGCCACGTCCGCTTCGGGGCCAGAACAGGAGGTGCCCTGGTCATTCTGGGGATCATCATCCTAACCTTAGGACTCTTCTTCAGTGATTCCGTGACGCTCCTTTTTTGGATGATCCCGAAGGCTATCCTGGGAGTCATCCTCTTCTTCACTGGCCTGGAGCTGGCCTCCATCATCAAGGATATCGGCGACCGTAAAGAGGATATTTACGTGCTGCTGGTCACGGCTGGGGTAGCCACTATCAATATGGGAGTGGCCTTCCTGGCTGGTCTCACTTTGTATTATGCTCTGCAAAGAGGGATCATAAAGGTCTAA
- a CDS encoding 4Fe-4S dicluster domain-containing protein, which translates to MSISTEGEKAILIAGQEIRIRPEELKSGGLIPQKQRNMVTVRCMAPGGRVTATRLKRIAEVAEKYGHGVVHLSVRMSPEILYVPLDKVEALAKELEEVGQRIASCGKRVRVPTACGGCEYNPNGITDTQALAEEVNARYFGIEAFHKFKISFSGCPIDCPRSRESDLGFQGQVEPELVADLCTGCGLCVRACQDDALSMEPLLKTPRARNGLPVRDAANCLSCGDCIKACPFEAMVAKRKGHAIYVGGKHGKHPHVAYPLAEFVPDEKVFPLIEIVMQWYKEHGKRDERLGLTIDRVGIDSLRMRLKDVIGENLLGPEDLAKPRWRRIFWAGTADTFPTYSELGDEA; encoded by the coding sequence ATGTCGATCAGTACAGAAGGAGAAAAGGCAATACTCATCGCTGGACAAGAGATACGCATTCGACCAGAGGAGCTTAAGTCTGGAGGGCTCATCCCCCAGAAACAGAGAAATATGGTTACGGTACGCTGTATGGCCCCGGGTGGACGAGTGACTGCCACACGCTTGAAGCGGATCGCTGAGGTGGCCGAGAAGTACGGCCATGGCGTGGTGCATCTGTCAGTGCGTATGTCCCCAGAGATACTCTATGTACCACTGGATAAAGTAGAGGCGCTGGCCAAGGAGCTTGAGGAGGTGGGACAGCGTATCGCCTCCTGTGGTAAGCGGGTACGCGTGCCCACGGCCTGCGGTGGCTGCGAGTACAACCCCAATGGGATCACCGATACCCAAGCCCTCGCCGAGGAGGTCAACGCGCGCTACTTCGGTATCGAGGCTTTCCACAAGTTCAAGATAAGCTTCTCCGGTTGCCCTATAGACTGTCCCCGCAGCCGAGAGTCAGACCTGGGCTTCCAGGGGCAGGTGGAACCTGAATTGGTCGCTGACCTCTGCACCGGTTGCGGACTATGCGTTCGCGCCTGCCAGGACGATGCCCTCTCTATGGAGCCGCTATTGAAAACACCCCGGGCCCGTAATGGTCTACCTGTGCGCGACGCAGCTAACTGTCTCTCCTGTGGAGATTGCATCAAGGCCTGCCCTTTCGAAGCCATGGTGGCTAAACGTAAGGGGCATGCCATCTATGTCGGTGGCAAGCACGGCAAGCATCCCCACGTGGCCTATCCCTTGGCCGAGTTCGTGCCTGATGAAAAGGTCTTCCCCCTCATTGAAATTGTTATGCAATGGTATAAGGAGCACGGTAAGAGGGATGAGCGCCTTGGACTCACCATCGATCGGGTCGGCATCGATAGTTTGAGGATGAGGCTAAAAGACGTCATCGGAGAGAATCTGCTAGGACCAGAGGACTTGGCCAAGCCGAGATGGAGAAGGATCTTCTGGGCCGGGACAGCGGACACCTTCCCAACCTACAGTGAATTAGGAGACGAGGCCTAG
- a CDS encoding sulfurtransferase TusA family protein — MDSLKPDRSLDLRGTVCPFNFVKTKLALEEMAPDQLLEIIIDDGEPVRNVPRSIKNEGHKIVEVENWGNAFRLLIRKVSDHQSLP, encoded by the coding sequence ATGGACTCTTTGAAACCAGACCGTTCCTTGGATCTGCGGGGGACCGTTTGTCCCTTCAACTTCGTCAAGACCAAATTGGCCCTGGAGGAGATGGCCCCCGACCAGCTCCTGGAGATCATCATCGACGACGGCGAGCCCGTACGTAACGTCCCCCGCAGCATCAAAAATGAAGGACATAAGATTGTCGAGGTGGAGAATTGGGGCAATGCCTTCCGTCTGTTGATTCGTAAGGTCAGTGATCATCAATCCCTACCCTGA